Below is a genomic region from Anaerolineae bacterium.
CGCTGGCCGGCCCATGGATATAGCGGCTGGGGACCGCCAGCGCCGCGCTGGGCACGCCGGCGCGCGTCAGGTGAATGGCGCCGGCATCCGTGCCGCCCAGCGCCGGCTCCTTGAACTGATAGGGGATGCCCGCTTGTTCCGCCGTGTCCACCAGCAGTCGCACCAGCCGGCGGTCCGCCACGACACTGCGGTCCGCCAGGGTGATGGCCGGCCCCTTGCCCACCCGCGTCACCGGGCTCTGGTCCTTCTTCTTGGGCAAGTCATCGCAAATAGTGCCCTCGAGGGCGATGGCCACATCCGGCGCCAGGGCGTAGGCCGCCACGCGGGCGCCGCGCAGGCCGACTTCCTCCTGGACGGTGAAGACGGCGGCCAGTTCCACCGGGTAAGGGTCGCCCTGCAGTACCGCGGCCAGGACGGCACAGCCGGCGCGGTCGTCGAAGGCCTTGCCGCGCACCAGCCGGCTTTCCCCTTCCAGGCCGTGTGTGCCAAAACGCGTGGCGAAAGCGGCGTAATCCCCGACCTTCACCCGCTTTTCGGCAGTTTCCTTGCTCGTGGCACCGATGTCAATGTACATTTGCTCCACTGGCGTGACGCGCTCGCGCTCTTCCGGCTTGAGCAGGTGGATGGGCTTGACGCCGATGACGCCGGGCACGCACTCCTTGCCGATGACCACCCGC
It encodes:
- a CDS encoding M42 family metallopeptidase; the protein is MLLQRLSDAFGVSGCEEEVRNILAQTVRPHVDELRTDSLGNLIAIKRARAGVERPVRVMLAAHMDEVGLLITHIEKDGLLRFQPVGGIDPRLFPAKRVVIGKECVPGVIGVKPIHLLKPEERERVTPVEQMYIDIGATSKETAEKRVKVGDYAAFATRFGTHGLEGESRLVRGKAFDDRAGCAVLAAVLQGDPYPVELAAVFTVQEEVGLRGARVAAYALAPDVAIALEGTICDDLPKKKDQSPVTRVGKGPAITLADRSVVADRRLVRLLVDTAEQAGIPYQFKEPALGGTDAGAIHLTRAGVPSAALAVPSRYIHGPASVLSLDDLEHAIALVRAVLPRLQDWPDLKV